CAAGTCTGAAACTTGTTCTAGATTAGCGTCCCGTCGTAGTCTCGCGGGAAACCGTGGGGAGAAGGGGGCCAGGAGTGACGGCCGAGGCCAGCGAGGCAGGCCCTCCGGGGGATCCTGCAGCGGACGGCGAGCGACCGCTCAACATCGCACTTCTGACCTATAAGGGGAACCCGTTCTGCGGCGGCCAGGGCGTCTACGTACGCCATCTGTCGCGCGAACTGGCCCGGCTCGGTCACCGCGTCGAGGTCATCGGCTCCCAGCCGTACCCCGTGCTGGACGTACTCGACGGCCGTGACGGGTCCGCCGCCGGTTCCGGCCCCGGTCCCGATCCCGTCCTCACCGAGCTGCCCAGCCTCGACCTGTACCGCCACCCGGACCCCTTCCGCACTCCGGGGCGCGACGAGTACCGCGACTGGATCGACGCGCTCGAAGTCGCCACCATGTGGACCGGCGGCTTCCCCGAACCGCTCACCTTCTCCCTCCGCGCCCGCCGCCAACTGCGCGCCCGGAGCGGCGAGTTCGACGTCGTGCACGACAACCAGACGCTCGGATACGGCCTGTTGGGCGACATAGGTGCCCCGCTCGTCACCACGATCCACCACCCCATCACCGTGGACCGGCAGTTGGAGCTGGACGCGGCCGAGAGCATGCGCCGGCGGATGTCCGTACGGCGCTGGTACGGCTTCACGCGCATGCAGAAGCGGGTGGCGCGCCGCCTGCCCTCGGTGCTCACCGTCTCGGGTACCTCGCGCCAGGAGATCGTCGACCATCTCGGCGTACGGGACGAGCGCATCCACGTCGTGCACATCGGCGCGGACACCGACCTCTTCTCGCCCGACCCGGCGGTGCGTCAGGTACCGGGCCGCATCGTGACCACGTCCAGCGCGGACGTTCCCCTCAAGGGGCTGGTGTTCCTCGTCGAGGCGCTGGCGAAGGTCCGTACGGAACATCCCGCCGCCCACCTCGTGGTCGTCGGCAAGCGCGCCGAGGACGGGCCCGTCGCCCAGGCCATCGAGCGGTACGGCCTCGAAGGCGCCGTCGAGTTCGTGAAGGGCATCTCGGACGCCGAACTCGTCGACCTGGTCCGCTCGGCGGAGATCGCCTGCGTACCGTCCCTGTACGAGGGCTTCTCCCTCCCGGCGGCCGAGGCGATGGCCACCGCCACGCCCCTGGTCGCCACCACCGGCGGAGCGATCCCCGAGGTGGCCGGCCCCGACGGCGAGACGTGCCTGGCGGTCCCGCCGGGCGACCCGGGAGCCCTGGCCACCGCCCTGGCCACCCTCCTCGCCGACCCGGAACTGCGGGCGCGCCTGGGCCGGGCCGGCCGTGAGCG
The DNA window shown above is from Streptomyces sp. NBC_01451 and carries:
- a CDS encoding glycosyltransferase family 4 protein, producing MTAEASEAGPPGDPAADGERPLNIALLTYKGNPFCGGQGVYVRHLSRELARLGHRVEVIGSQPYPVLDVLDGRDGSAAGSGPGPDPVLTELPSLDLYRHPDPFRTPGRDEYRDWIDALEVATMWTGGFPEPLTFSLRARRQLRARSGEFDVVHDNQTLGYGLLGDIGAPLVTTIHHPITVDRQLELDAAESMRRRMSVRRWYGFTRMQKRVARRLPSVLTVSGTSRQEIVDHLGVRDERIHVVHIGADTDLFSPDPAVRQVPGRIVTTSSADVPLKGLVFLVEALAKVRTEHPAAHLVVVGKRAEDGPVAQAIERYGLEGAVEFVKGISDAELVDLVRSAEIACVPSLYEGFSLPAAEAMATATPLVATTGGAIPEVAGPDGETCLAVPPGDPGALATALATLLADPELRARLGRAGRERVLTRFTWARAAEGTAAHYREAIARSAPARKSVPTHTPDVTPDRESRTSC